The Gammaproteobacteria bacterium nucleotide sequence ACCCGTTCAAACAGCAAACGGGGACCACGTCGTAAAGAGATATTTGAAAAATTCAGCATAAACCAGAGTTTAACCCGAATAGTTCATGAATTATGCACAATCTTACTTGTTCTATTGATTCCACAGGGTATATTTTCTCTATCGCTCACCATCATGAATACAGAGCCACTTCACAAACTCACCTGTAACATCAATATGTTATGTGATATGCGAATTAATGAAGTGCCCGGGTTAGCAGCCATAGTGGGGCATGCACTATCAGCTCAGGCACTCTCAAACACCGTCAATGCCTCTTCGACCATTACACTCGCCTCATCCACAGCAATCACCCACACTTCACTTGCGCTTTCTGGCAGGCTGATACAACGCTCACCCCCGCCTCTCTGCTCATTGGAGCTCACCTGCAAAGTGATACCCAGCCACGCCATTTCACTGATAATTTCAGCTCTCACCCGTGCACTGTTTTCACCCACACCACCGCCAATCAACACCCCATCCACGCCCCCCAGCACAGCCAGATAAGCACCGATGTATTTACGGATGCGGTAGCAGTAAAGATCAACCGCTAACTGTGCATCCGGGCTATTCGATGCCAGTAATTCGCGCATATCACCGCTGCAACCTGATACCCCTAACAGGCCACTCTCTTCAGACAATAGCTGCTCAACTGCCCGCACATCCAAGCCCGCCTCACGCTGCAAAAACAGTACAACCCCCGGATCAAGATCCCCCGAACGGGTTGCCATCACCAAGCCCTCAAGCGGTGAAAAGCCCATAGAGGTATCAACCACCCGCCCATCTCTAATCGCTGTGATAGAGCAACCAGAACCTAACTGTATCGAGATGACCCGGCCGCCTCTCGTCAATGCAGGCTTGATTTCACACCAGCGCAACCACATCGCTCGGTGGGCAAGACCATGGAAACCATAGCGACGAATCCCATAACGCTCACTCAACTGGCGTGGCAATGCGTAGTGACGCGCCACATCCGGCAGAGATTGATAAAAACCGCTATCAAATAGAGCCACCTGAGGGATTTTTTCACCCAACAGCTCACGGCAAACCCTTATCCAACGTAAAGCGATAGGGTTATGCAGGGGTGCCAGCGGAATCAGTCGTTCAATCTCTTTTTCTACCCGAGCATTAATCAGTGTCGGTGTCGTTAGTTCTGCACCGCCATGAACCACACGGTGCACCACCCGACCGATCTGAATAATATCAATCGAAGCTAAAAAGTCACTTAATCGTGAAGCTTCATTGTCATCATAGTGAGCCGCAGCCAGCCTCACCCGCTCCACGCCTGACTGCTCAAATAGATTCAAACGTAGTGAAGAGCTACCGGCATTTATGGTTAAAATCAGCATAAGGATTCAGGCTTGTCTATTGATTCCACAGGAAACACCTGAGCCAGATCCCCTTGATCAAAAAACAGCTCAACGCATCGCTTTCAGGCTGGCAATCCGCTCTTCCAGTGGTGGGTGGGTCATAAACAACCTCTTCAAACCTGTCGCCAAGCCACCAGAGATACCGAATGCCGCCATCTGCTCTGGCAGTTGCGAGGGCTGCCCAGACTGCAACTGCAAACGCTCCAGTGCCGCGATCATTTTTTCACGCCCCGCCAGCGCGGCCCCGCCATTATCGGCACGAAATTCACGCTGTCGGCTGAACCACATAACAATGGTGCTGGCCAAAATACCGAGAATAATTTCGGCAATAAATGAAGCGATAAAAAAACCAATTCCGTGACCATTTTCATTTTTCAAAATGACTCGATCAACAAAGTAACCGATGATCCGGGCAAAGAAGATAACAAAGGTATTAACCACACCCTGAATCAGTGCGAGTGTAACCATGTCACCATTCGCCACATGACTCACCTCATGTGCCATAACGGCTTCAGCTTCATCACGACTCATGTTATTGAGCAGGCCTGTGCTCACCGCTACCAGTGCTTTGTTGCGTGACATTCCCGTGGCAAAGGCATTCACTTCTGGTGAGTCGTATATCGCCACCTCTGGCATACCGATGCCCGCTTGCTGTGCCTGACACGCAACGGTATCAACCAGCCATTTTTCCATCTCATTACTGGGCTGGGTGATCACCTGAGCACCCGTGGCCCGTTTAGCCATCCACTTGGAGATAGCCAGGGAGATGAAGGAGCCACCAAAGCCAAACACCGCAGAGAAGATCAACAACGAATTCAGGTTGAGAGTGCCATTCTGAGCCAGGATGGAGTCGACACCGAGCAGGCGAAGCGTGATGCTCAAAATAAGAATAATAGCAAGGTTAGTTGCCAGAAATAACAATATGCGCTTCATTTTTAACTCCAAAAACGACCATTAAATATATGTACTGAGATGCCATTAGGTGGGGATAAAAATAAAAAGTTCAAGGGTTGAGCGACTGTTTTAGGAGGCGCTGAGTAAGCCTGTTTGGATTGACGGGTCAATCACTGCTGGTTGATTGAATATCAAGCAGAGCGTAATCCTTATGGCGTCGCACAACCTGAATCACCGTCACTGAAAACAGCCGCTTACTGCGGCGCATAAATAACCTATTTTCACTCAATATATCGGTATATTTAGAGGGAACCAGAAGTTGCCAGCCCATCCCTCTTATCGCACGCACCAAAAAAGCGGGCACTGCCTCCCCTGACTGATGCATTGAGGCCGTTTGTAACACCACATTTTCAGCCTGTGATGTCAATTTTTGCAGTGTCACCGCAACCTCCCCCTGCCCTGATCGCAACAGACGTGAGATACAGCCCAATTGTGGTGGGCCGGCCGGGTCAACCACTTGACTGAAGAGTGCAAGCTGACCCACATCTAGAGCTACCAGGTAGCGTGACTCTTTAGCACGAACCAGTACGCCCCCTTTACAGTCATTAATGACATACCACTGTCCCTCTTTTATATCACGGCTATCGTCAGCCAGTGCTGATGAACGCCCATCCAGCATCGCATCAAGTGTAATTTCAAATACCGTGCCCTTTTTGGTTGGTTTTTTACAACTCTTGGGTAGTTTTTTGTAGCAGTTCATAAAACCGGAAACAATGGAGAAGTCACGGTAACCATCAATCAAGTCACGACTATCCTGTCGCTGCTGAGGTTGCAGTTTGTTTTGCAGCAGCTCCACAAAGGTAAGCCGCTGAGTTTGATTCAGAACAGAGAGTGGTGCCGAAACCTGTTGCAGAGCTTCACTCTCTGTCAAGGCATTAAGGCAGGCAGCGTCACGACTGATCTGCTGTTTTAAAGCTGATATATCAATCAGACAAGCCACCCCTTGAAACGCCACTCGATGATAGAAGGGGGGGCGACCTGAATTTGAAAAAACCAGCAGGTGGCCGCTGGGGACCTCACCCCCCTCATCGGGTTTAAGTGCTATCTCTGGCTCCAGCAGTTTTATGTAGCTATCCAAAACCTGGACAAAATCACTGGGCCAGGCATAACAATCAGCCAAACCAAAAAGTTGTAACAAAACAAATAGTTGACGTGATCTAGCTTGCCCGATCTTACTCTTCACTAGCCCCGCACCACGCAGGTGACACGGCAGATCGATCATCAACGCCAGAGGTTCATCAACTTCGCCGCACAGCCAAAGCACAAAAAATACCTGATTCAAGCCCCGCCATCTTTGTGGGGGGAAGAGCTGGTAACGCAGCGCGCAAACCCGCTGTTCAACGTAAAAAAGCTCAAGTATTCGCATTCCAACGATACGCAGAGTGTTTCGTTGCCTTTGATAACGATATTCCGGCAGCTGATAAAGAGCGCTAAACACCTGTTGAAATCCAGTATTCAACAAGCGCAACAACTCCAAGAGATGCTCTAGGTTATGCTTACGTGCATTACTCTCGACAACGCCCGCTTCATCCCGGTATTGCATATAAATGTGGCGAATTAACGCCGATGTTTCGGCACCCACCAGCTCTAACATCGCCAGCCGTTTTTTTATTGAACACTTGTAACGAACAAGCAGCGAGAGCTGTGCGATTGCCAGCTCCAGTTGAATGAAAGAGGTATCACCATGAGAGCGGAACTCTTTCTGTAGCGTGCTCAGATTTTGTTCGGGGCGATAGCGCTTATCACTCAGCTGCAGCGGCAGGCTAAATTGCAGTGCAAGATCACGCGGCGGTAACGCATCACGCCCCGAAAAGTTTACACTTAATAATCGATCTACAACGCCTAATGCCATAAAGTTACTCTACAGCCTCAACTCTATCTACCTTCTGGAAACCCCGGGGCAACTTACTGCCACGGCGACCCCGCTCACCAAAGTAGTACTCTAAATCACGCCCTCTCAGCTTACAGTGGCGCTGCCCTGCAAAAATAACAACGGTGGCACCTTGTTTGATCAATTGAAGGTTAATCAGCAACTCTTCACGCTCGGATGCCCGATTGGCTGGAATACTGATAATTTTAACCCCCTTTCCTTTAGACAGTTCAGGCAGCTCTGCCACAGGAAAGATCAGCAGCCGCCCTTCATTGGTGATAGCCGCAACCAGAAGGTCAGGGGATCCAAACAACAGGGGAGCAAGTGGCCGGGCAGCATCAGGCAGCGTCATAAGCGCCTTGCCTGCTCTGTTTTTGGTGTGTAGGTTGCTCAATTTAGTGACAAAGCCATACCCCGCATCCGATGCAACCAAACATAGCTGCTCATTCTGGCCCATCAACACATGACTAAATCGAGCACCCTCAGTTGGATTCAAGCGCCCGGTCAGCGGTTCGCCCTGCCCTCGCGCTGAAGGCAGGGTGTGGGCGGCAAGCGAATAGCTACGTCCATGGTCATC carries:
- a CDS encoding acetate/propionate family kinase encodes the protein MLILTINAGSSSLRLNLFEQSGVERVRLAAAHYDDNEASRLSDFLASIDIIQIGRVVHRVVHGGAELTTPTLINARVEKEIERLIPLAPLHNPIALRWIRVCRELLGEKIPQVALFDSGFYQSLPDVARHYALPRQLSERYGIRRYGFHGLAHRAMWLRWCEIKPALTRGGRVISIQLGSGCSITAIRDGRVVDTSMGFSPLEGLVMATRSGDLDPGVVLFLQREAGLDVRAVEQLLSEESGLLGVSGCSGDMRELLASNSPDAQLAVDLYCYRIRKYIGAYLAVLGGVDGVLIGGGVGENSARVRAEIISEMAWLGITLQVSSNEQRGGGERCISLPESASEVWVIAVDEASVMVEEALTVFESA
- the htpX gene encoding protease HtpX translates to MKRILLFLATNLAIILILSITLRLLGVDSILAQNGTLNLNSLLIFSAVFGFGGSFISLAISKWMAKRATGAQVITQPSNEMEKWLVDTVACQAQQAGIGMPEVAIYDSPEVNAFATGMSRNKALVAVSTGLLNNMSRDEAEAVMAHEVSHVANGDMVTLALIQGVVNTFVIFFARIIGYFVDRVILKNENGHGIGFFIASFIAEIILGILASTIVMWFSRQREFRADNGGAALAGREKMIAALERLQLQSGQPSQLPEQMAAFGISGGLATGLKRLFMTHPPLEERIASLKAMR